A genomic region of Salvelinus alpinus chromosome 12, SLU_Salpinus.1, whole genome shotgun sequence contains the following coding sequences:
- the ppcs gene encoding phosphopantothenate--cysteine ligase isoform X1 — protein sequence MADPRTLTAEGKLSEEFAVPSHVEEVKGQMAAFAVQHRAAGHRVVLITSGGTKVPLESRTVRFLDNFSSGRRGASSAEYFLESGYAVIFLHRHRSLYPFTRLYSGINLLDSLQLESGKGGSVSDQVVVNQQALPNIGKILMRYQAVKEAGLLLPVEFSTLSEYLHLLKAAAQALSPIGSNAMFYLAAAVSDFYIPASDMPEHKIQSSNGPLQISMKMVPKMLSPLVKDWAPQAFVISFKLETDPSILLDRARRALSTYRHQAVVANVLDTRRGYVVVVTPDTQVELVLTDEEASRDEEIEDRIVGNLTAAHSQFITQQG from the exons ATGGCAGACCCCAGGACCCTCACTGCAGAAGGGAAGCTGTCTGAAGAGTTTGCTGTTCCCTCCCATGTAGAGGAGGTCAAAGGGCAGATGGCAGCGTTTGCTGTGCAGCACAGGGCTGCAGGGCACAGGGTGGTGCTTATCACCTCAGGAGGCACCAAAGTCCCCCTGGAGTCTCGCACCGTCCGCTTCCTGGATAATTTCAGCAGTGGCCGGCGCGGAGCCTCTTCGGCAGAGTACTTCCTTGAGTCAGGCTATGCTGTGATCTTCCTGCACAGACACCGTTCCTTATATCCTTTCACACGCCTCTACTCTGGGATTAATCTGCTGGACAGCCTACAGCTGGAGAGTGGAAAGGGGGGTTCGGTCTCTGACCAAGTCGTGGTCAACCAGCAGGCACTTCCAAACATTGGCAAAATCCTGATGCGTTACCAGGCGGTGAAAGAGGCAGGGCTTCTTCTGCCTGTGGAGTTCAGCACCCTGTCCGAGTACCTGCACCTCCTCAAAGCAGCAGCACAGGCACTCAGCCCCATAG GGTCCAACGCTATGTTTTATTTGGCTGCAGCAGTGTCGGATTTCTACATCCCAGCATCTGATATGCCAGAGCACAAGATCCAGTCTTCCAATGGACCACTTCAG ATCAGTATGAAGATGGTCCCCAAGATGTTGTCGCCGCTGGTGAAGGACTGGGCTCCTCAAGCATTTGTGATTTCTTTCAAGCTGGAGACAGACCCATCCATCCTGCTGGACAGAGCTCGGCGGGCTCTGTCCACCTATCGGCACCAGGCTGTGGTAGCCAATGTACTGGATACCAGACGAGGTTACGTAGTGGTGGTGACCCCTGACACTCAGGTCGAGCTGGTACTCACAGATGAGGAAGCAAGCAGAGATGAAGAGATTGAGGACAGGATTGTCGGTAATCTGACTGCAGCTCACAGCCAATTCATAACCCAACAAGGCTGA
- the ppcs gene encoding phosphopantothenate--cysteine ligase isoform X2, whose translation MDHFSMKMVPKMLSPLVKDWAPQAFVISFKLETDPSILLDRARRALSTYRHQAVVANVLDTRRGYVVVVTPDTQVELVLTDEEASRDEEIEDRIVGNLTAAHSQFITQQG comes from the exons ATGGACCACTTCAG TATGAAGATGGTCCCCAAGATGTTGTCGCCGCTGGTGAAGGACTGGGCTCCTCAAGCATTTGTGATTTCTTTCAAGCTGGAGACAGACCCATCCATCCTGCTGGACAGAGCTCGGCGGGCTCTGTCCACCTATCGGCACCAGGCTGTGGTAGCCAATGTACTGGATACCAGACGAGGTTACGTAGTGGTGGTGACCCCTGACACTCAGGTCGAGCTGGTACTCACAGATGAGGAAGCAAGCAGAGATGAAGAGATTGAGGACAGGATTGTCGGTAATCTGACTGCAGCTCACAGCCAATTCATAACCCAACAAGGCTGA